CCTTGTCGCTGGCGGACCATGCCATCCGGGTCAGTCCGTTCAGCGAGGGCGGGCAGTCAACCAGGATCAGCTGGTACTTGTCCGTACCGGCCAGGACAGCCGAGAGCCTGCGCAGGTCCCTGCGGCCCAGGTCCGGCCGGTCATAAATGCCGGTGTATGCGGAGCCAACAGCGACGTCCAGGACGGCGGGCCGGGCTCCGTTGTAGTTTTCCCGGGCCACCCAGCCGCTGGTGACCACGTTTTGCGAAAGCCGCGCGCGGCGGGGGCTCTTGAGCATCCGGCCGATGTCCAGCTGCTCGTCCGGCTGGACACCCAGGGCCGTGCTGGCATCCGCGTGCGGATCAAGGTCCACCACAAGGGTGGGGATGCCGGCGGCCAGGGCCGCAGATGCCAATCCGGTGGTGACGGAAGTTTTGCCGACCCCGCCTTTGAGGCTGCTGATGCTGACTACTTGCACTTGAAAAACCAATACCTAACGCCGGTTGCCGTGTTGGGGTAGTGCCGGCTCCGGCTCCCCGGAGCGGAGGGCGCGCGTAAGCACCCCCGACCCATCATATGTTGCCGCAGTGTTGAATCCCGTTTCATCGGGCGTGTGTGCGGCGCATCCCACGCTGCCGGCGGGGGCATCACCGGTCGGCCCTGCCTAATCCCGCTGAGATGACGGATAATCTTGTGATGGTCGACACAATGATTTGTGTTTCCACGCGCCCGTCTTACACACTGTGACCACTTATCGATACACCCGCAATGATGCAGGAGAAGTATGTTTTCCAAAATTCTGGTGGCTAACCGCGGCGAAATCGCGATCCGTGCCTTCCGTGCCGGCTACGAGCTGGGCGCCAAGACTGTTGCCGTGTTCCCCAACGAGGACCGAAACTCCATCCACCGCCAGAAGGCTGATGAAGCGTACCTGATCGGCGAAGAGGGCCACCCGGTCCGGGCTTACCTTGACGTGGACGAAGTGGTCCGCGTGGCCAAGGAATCCGGCGCCGATGCCATCTACCCCGGCTATGGATTCCTCTCGGAGAACCCCCGCCTGGCCCGGGCCGCCAAAGAGGCCGGCATCACCTTTGTTGGCCCGCCGGCCGAGGTCCTTGAGCTGGCCGGAAACAAGGTCGCCGCGCTCGAAGCCGCCCGCGCCGCCGGCGTCCCCGTCCTCAAGTCGAGCCAGCCCTCCAAGGACCTGGATGAACTGATCGCCGCAGCGGACGAAATCGGCTTTCCCATCTTCGCCAAGGCCGTTGCCGGCGGCGGAGGCCGCGGCATGCGCCGCGTGGACACCCGCGAGGCTCTCCCTGAAGCGCTGCAGGCCGCCATGCGCGAGGCCGATGCCGCTTTCGGTGATCCCACCATGTTCCTGGAGCAGGCCGTTCTCCGCCCCCGCCACATCGAGGTCCAGATCCTGGCCGATGCCGAAGGCAACGTCATGCACCTCTTCGAACGCGACTGCTCCATCCAGCGCCGCCATCAGAAGGTGATCGAGATCGCGCCGGCGCCGAACCTGGATGAAGGCATCCGTCAGGCGCTGTACCGGGATGCGGTGAAGTTCGCCAAGGCCCTCAACTACGTCAATGCCGGCACCGTGGAGTTCCTGGTGGACACCGTCGGCGAACGCGCCGGCCAGCACGTGTTCATCGAGATGAACCCGCGCATCCAGGTGGAGCACACTGTCACCGAGGAAGTCACCGATGTGGACCTCGTCCAGGCACAGCTCCGCATCGCATCGGGCGAGACGCTCGCTGACCTCGGCCTGTCGCAGGACACCGTCCAGCTCAAGGGCGCCGCACTGCAGTGCCGCATCACCACCGAGGATCCGGCCAACGGCTTCCGGCCCGACGTCGGAAAGATCACCGGTTACCGTTCCGCCGGCGGCGCCGGTGTAAGGCTCGACGGCGGCACCGTCTACTCGGGTGCCGAAATCAGTCCGCACTTCGACTCCATGCTGGTCAAACTGACCTGCCGCGGCCGGGACTACCCTGCAGCAGTGGCCAGGGCGCGCCGGGCCCTCGCGGAGTTCCGCATCCGCGGCGTCTCCACGAACATTTCCTTCCTGCAGGCCGTCCTGGATGACAAGGACTTCATCGCCGGCGACGTGGCCACCAACTTCATCGACCAGCGCCCCGAGCTGCTCAAGGCCCGCGTTTCCGCGGACCGCGGCACCAAGCTGCTGACCTGGCTGGCAGAGGTCACGGTCAACAAGCCCAACGGCGACCTCACCGTCCATTCCGACCCGGCGGCCAAGCTGCCCGCAGTCGGGGACACCCCCGCCCCCAAGGGTTCGCGCCAGCGACTGCTTGAGCTGGGTCCCGAGGGATTTGCCAAGGCCCTGCGCGAGCAGCAGGCCGTTGCCGTCACCGACACCACCTTCCGTGACGCCCACCAGTCACTGCTGGCCACCCGGGTCCGTACCCGCGACCTCGTGGCGGCCGGCCCCGCCGTGTCCGCGCTGCTTCCTGAACTGCTGTCCGTGGAGGCCTGGGGCGGGGCCACGTACGACGTCGCCCTGCGGTTCCTCGGCGAAGATCCCTGGGACAGGCTTGCGGCGCTGCGCAAGGCATTGCCCAACATCTGCCTGCAGATGCTCCTCCGGGGCCGCAACACCGTGGGCTACACGCCCTACCCCGAGGAAGTCACCGAGGCATTCGTCAACGAGGCCGCCGC
Above is a window of Arthrobacter sp. FB24 DNA encoding:
- a CDS encoding pyruvate carboxylase yields the protein MFSKILVANRGEIAIRAFRAGYELGAKTVAVFPNEDRNSIHRQKADEAYLIGEEGHPVRAYLDVDEVVRVAKESGADAIYPGYGFLSENPRLARAAKEAGITFVGPPAEVLELAGNKVAALEAARAAGVPVLKSSQPSKDLDELIAAADEIGFPIFAKAVAGGGGRGMRRVDTREALPEALQAAMREADAAFGDPTMFLEQAVLRPRHIEVQILADAEGNVMHLFERDCSIQRRHQKVIEIAPAPNLDEGIRQALYRDAVKFAKALNYVNAGTVEFLVDTVGERAGQHVFIEMNPRIQVEHTVTEEVTDVDLVQAQLRIASGETLADLGLSQDTVQLKGAALQCRITTEDPANGFRPDVGKITGYRSAGGAGVRLDGGTVYSGAEISPHFDSMLVKLTCRGRDYPAAVARARRALAEFRIRGVSTNISFLQAVLDDKDFIAGDVATNFIDQRPELLKARVSADRGTKLLTWLAEVTVNKPNGDLTVHSDPAAKLPAVGDTPAPKGSRQRLLELGPEGFAKALREQQAVAVTDTTFRDAHQSLLATRVRTRDLVAAGPAVSALLPELLSVEAWGGATYDVALRFLGEDPWDRLAALRKALPNICLQMLLRGRNTVGYTPYPEEVTEAFVNEAAATGIDIFRIFDALNDVNQMAPAIRAVRATGTAVAEVALCYTGDMLDPDEKLYTLDYYLELAQKIVDAGAHILAIKDMAGLLRPAAGAKLVAALRERFDLPVHLHTHDTAGGQLATLLAAVDAGVDAVDVASASLAGTTSQPSASALVAALAHTPRDTGLGLAKVSSLEPYWEAVRRVYAPFESGLPGPTGRVYQHEIPGGQLSNLRQQAMALGLGERFEAIEDMYTAADRILGRLVKVTPSSKVVGDLALHLVGLNADPADFNENPQNYDIPDSVIGFLSGELGDPPGGWPEPFRTKALQGRSIKVRDAELSPEDSAALKGDSRTRQQTLNRLLFEGPTKDYQKSVETYGNLSVLDTRDYLFGLQRGAEHEIELEKGVRLIASLEAVSEPDEKGMRTVMCTLNGQSRPVVVRDRSVVSNVKAAEKADASQPGHVAAPFAGAVTLTVKVGDAVNAGDTVATIEAMKMEASITTPVAGTVGRLAVGAVEQVQGGDLLLVVE
- a CDS encoding ParA family protein; its protein translation is MQVVSISSLKGGVGKTSVTTGLASAALAAGIPTLVVDLDPHADASTALGVQPDEQLDIGRMLKSPRRARLSQNVVTSGWVARENYNGARPAVLDVAVGSAYTGIYDRPDLGRRDLRRLSAVLAGTDKYQLILVDCPPSLNGLTRMAWSASDKVALVAEPGLFSVAGTERTMRAIQLFRQEFAPNLSPAGIIANRVRSGSSEHAFRLAEMQSMFGELLLTPYIPEQANWQQIQGAAHSVHHWPGDSAKNAASLFNTLLDNLMASNDAGSAGALRERSLR